A part of Myxococcus landrumus genomic DNA contains:
- a CDS encoding M12 family metallopeptidase: MLIISSLLLTACGEENLAPSPSLDPEMIRVPTEAPLREGYVWNVEREKYVPVTYAEVDGLAIFEGDMVLGTVKQMEARVREVKALGLESSGPRAQGLVKTDPNSRWPNAVVPYIIDSGVANQNRIQDGINHWHSRSHIRFVLRTAANAAQYPDYLRIQSGTGCYSSYGRQGGEQGTWLDGSCSTGTVIHELGHVLGLDHEHSRQDRDTYVIIRWENIVPGGAYAFQQNNNNDDDYFAYDYGSIMHYGPMQGSKNGRPTIEARNGQSVGQGNALSTLDVVTITRVYSRTITLRASSGHYVVAEGGGGANVNANRVAVGPWERFQLVDLDGNELKTGDLVQLQTVNGNFVQASNGGGTTVDSLSTAPGTWQTFRMWKMAGTGLSTIDAGDGVVLGTPTPGYPKYWEAEGGGGAGVTVYTDTSNLGAANIFTVGFP, encoded by the coding sequence TTGCTTATCATTTCGAGCTTGCTGCTCACCGCCTGTGGCGAGGAGAACCTGGCGCCGAGTCCCAGCCTGGACCCGGAGATGATCCGAGTGCCGACGGAAGCCCCGCTTCGCGAGGGCTATGTCTGGAATGTGGAGAGGGAGAAGTACGTCCCGGTGACCTATGCCGAGGTGGATGGCTTGGCCATCTTCGAGGGCGACATGGTCCTGGGAACGGTGAAGCAGATGGAGGCGCGCGTGCGCGAGGTGAAGGCCCTGGGGCTGGAGTCCTCGGGCCCCCGAGCTCAGGGCCTCGTCAAGACCGACCCGAACTCCCGCTGGCCCAACGCCGTGGTGCCCTACATCATCGACTCGGGCGTCGCGAACCAGAATCGAATCCAGGACGGCATCAATCACTGGCATTCCCGGAGCCACATCCGGTTCGTGCTCCGCACGGCGGCCAACGCGGCGCAGTACCCTGACTATCTTCGCATCCAGTCAGGCACCGGGTGTTATTCCAGCTATGGGCGCCAGGGCGGGGAGCAGGGGACGTGGCTGGATGGCAGCTGCAGCACCGGCACCGTCATCCATGAGCTCGGACACGTCCTGGGGCTCGACCATGAGCACAGCCGCCAGGACCGGGACACCTACGTCATCATCCGGTGGGAGAACATCGTGCCGGGCGGGGCGTACGCCTTCCAGCAGAACAACAACAATGACGACGACTATTTTGCCTACGACTACGGGTCCATCATGCACTACGGCCCGATGCAGGGCTCGAAGAACGGCCGGCCCACCATCGAGGCCCGGAATGGACAGTCCGTCGGGCAGGGCAACGCGCTGAGCACGCTCGATGTGGTGACCATTACGCGCGTCTACTCGAGGACCATCACCCTTCGTGCCTCCAGTGGCCACTACGTGGTGGCCGAGGGCGGCGGTGGCGCCAACGTGAACGCCAATCGCGTCGCCGTGGGGCCCTGGGAGCGGTTCCAGTTGGTCGACCTGGACGGCAATGAGCTGAAGACCGGCGACCTCGTCCAGCTCCAGACCGTCAATGGCAACTTCGTCCAGGCCTCGAACGGCGGCGGCACGACGGTGGACTCCCTGTCCACGGCTCCCGGCACCTGGCAGACCTTCCGCATGTGGAAGATGGCTGGCACGGGTCTCTCCACCATCGACGCCGGCGACGGCGTGGTCCTGGGCACCCCCACTCCCGGCTACCCCAAGTACTGGGAAGCGGAGGGCGGCGGCGGCGCCGGTGTGACGGTCTACACCGATACCTCCAACCTGGGCGCCGCGAACATCTTCACCGTCGGGTTCCCGTGA
- a CDS encoding FG-GAP-like repeat-containing protein, producing the protein MRSRLGVLWSWGLGVTLAMSLGACAVESLDEKVRPLEDGVSQEGDEALTRERPEAALTWDPYADAVASGTTATVLNASAALGAPNGQAATLLGVLNTALVLDLGQGEEGTGDLRVYYQGLSLALVAQVDFLKADGTFIGSSSLHLVELGLGTHIAVATYPGNVPYRYVRLRGSVLALYLVDAVETSLRAVCGDGVLSGFEVCDDGNQLSGDGCNSVCQLEPGYTCTGVPTVCTDIDECAAGTDNCNENATCTNIGGSFTCACNAGYEGDGVTCTNIDECATSPCLNGGTCIDGVGSYTCKCAPTYEGNNCQSCSGTLADCNGNSSDGCEVNLQSDAASCGACGIVCSTGQICSNAACQAPPTGQVPGTPVSSPANHNPLAPAVADVNGDGKLDILVANAESASTETPSGSLSIFLGNRDASVQSEVNYGSASLSSNAVVAVDVDGDGWLDAVTVNGQTNLPLINGSISVYKNLGPSAPGTFGAPTSFTTGTPGSVHLCTGDFDHNGVADIATTSVTQNQVSVLLGSGAGSFGAPTSIGIPNTGGVQSTIACRDLNSDGFSDIVVTSPASARLSVLINQGDGSFAAPVSYANAVNGQTAGIAFGDADGDGTLDILSNGAAGRYLFFFKGNGNGTFASGVQSAAAATTATNSALGVVAGDFNGDGKLDAYILVTVASGGVRPMTGNGNGAFTTGTVVTTGASPGLNAIATADMDADGYADLILTNRGSGTVTVVPNGL; encoded by the coding sequence ATGCGAAGCCGTCTTGGAGTGCTGTGGTCGTGGGGTCTGGGCGTGACGCTGGCCATGTCGCTGGGAGCGTGTGCAGTCGAGTCCCTCGATGAGAAGGTACGCCCGCTCGAGGATGGGGTGTCACAAGAGGGGGACGAGGCGCTGACACGTGAGCGTCCGGAAGCCGCGTTGACATGGGACCCGTATGCGGACGCGGTGGCCTCGGGCACCACGGCGACGGTGCTCAACGCGAGCGCGGCGCTGGGTGCTCCGAATGGGCAAGCCGCGACGCTGCTGGGCGTGCTCAACACAGCGCTGGTCCTGGACCTGGGACAAGGCGAGGAAGGCACCGGCGACCTGCGCGTCTACTACCAGGGACTGTCGCTTGCGCTGGTGGCCCAGGTGGACTTCCTGAAGGCGGATGGGACCTTCATCGGCTCCAGCTCGTTGCATCTGGTGGAGCTGGGCCTGGGGACCCATATCGCGGTGGCGACGTACCCGGGGAACGTGCCCTATCGCTACGTCCGCCTACGAGGCTCGGTGCTCGCGCTCTACCTGGTGGACGCCGTGGAGACATCGCTGCGGGCCGTCTGTGGTGACGGAGTGCTGAGCGGATTCGAAGTCTGTGACGACGGCAATCAACTCTCGGGAGACGGCTGCAACAGCGTCTGCCAGCTGGAGCCGGGCTACACCTGCACGGGAGTGCCGACAGTGTGTACCGACATCGACGAGTGCGCCGCCGGTACCGACAACTGCAATGAAAACGCCACCTGCACCAACATCGGAGGCTCCTTCACCTGCGCCTGCAATGCGGGGTACGAGGGCGACGGCGTGACCTGCACCAACATCGACGAGTGCGCCACAAGCCCCTGCCTGAACGGTGGCACCTGCATCGACGGCGTGGGTAGCTACACCTGCAAGTGCGCGCCCACCTACGAGGGAAACAACTGCCAGTCTTGCTCCGGCACCCTCGCGGACTGCAACGGGAACTCGTCCGACGGCTGCGAGGTGAACCTCCAGAGCGACGCCGCCAGTTGCGGCGCCTGCGGCATCGTGTGCTCGACGGGGCAGATCTGCTCGAACGCCGCCTGCCAGGCCCCTCCCACCGGCCAGGTCCCCGGCACGCCGGTCAGCTCCCCCGCGAACCACAACCCGCTGGCTCCGGCGGTCGCCGATGTGAATGGCGACGGCAAGCTCGACATCCTGGTGGCCAACGCCGAATCCGCGTCGACCGAGACTCCCTCTGGCTCACTCTCCATCTTCCTGGGGAATCGCGACGCCAGCGTCCAGTCGGAGGTCAACTACGGGAGCGCCTCGCTCTCCAGCAACGCGGTCGTGGCCGTGGACGTGGACGGCGATGGGTGGCTCGACGCCGTCACCGTCAATGGTCAGACCAACCTGCCCCTCATCAACGGAAGCATCAGCGTCTACAAGAACCTGGGCCCGAGCGCGCCCGGGACCTTCGGCGCCCCGACGAGCTTCACCACGGGCACCCCGGGCTCCGTCCACCTCTGCACCGGGGACTTCGATCACAACGGGGTCGCTGACATCGCCACGACAAGCGTGACCCAGAACCAGGTGAGCGTGCTGCTCGGCAGCGGCGCGGGCAGCTTCGGCGCGCCGACGTCCATCGGTATCCCGAATACCGGCGGCGTACAGTCGACCATTGCCTGCCGTGACCTGAACAGCGATGGCTTCTCCGATATCGTGGTGACGAGCCCCGCCAGCGCACGCCTGTCAGTCCTCATCAACCAGGGCGACGGCTCGTTCGCCGCACCGGTCTCCTACGCCAACGCCGTCAACGGCCAGACGGCGGGCATCGCCTTCGGCGACGCCGACGGCGACGGCACGCTCGACATCCTCTCGAACGGCGCGGCCGGCCGGTACCTCTTCTTCTTCAAGGGGAATGGCAACGGCACCTTCGCGAGCGGCGTTCAGTCCGCTGCCGCGGCCACGACGGCCACCAACTCGGCGCTGGGCGTCGTGGCCGGTGACTTCAACGGCGATGGCAAGCTCGACGCTTACATCCTCGTGACAGTGGCCTCGGGCGGCGTCCGCCCGATGACCGGCAACGGCAACGGAGCATTCACCACTGGCACCGTCGTCACGACCGGCGCCTCGCCTGGCCTCAACGCCATCGCCACCGCGGACATGGACGCGGATGGGTACGCCGATCTCATCCTGACCAACAGAGGCTCCGGCACCGTGACCGTGGTCCCCAACGGACTCTGA
- a CDS encoding LysR family transcriptional regulator, with protein sequence MRAKIDLDLNDVALLVRVVQRRSFSAAARERGVPVSTVSRRIARLESALGLRLLERTTRTLRLTDAGRKYFDHAERAMDALAQGTGQVRELQDEPRGRVRIAAPIAFGPAVANAVYLYLARHPGVSVDLEIDGRRPDPDSGFDIAVMTEQWNDTDDFVAREVRPMTRKLLFASPHYLKEHGTPRRVEELASHDCIATRATDGHATWTLAQGRTKRRFTFAPRLYVSEFSAAYRAVLAGVGIAMLPESLCAQDVNKRHMSRVLDGWEGEAAGVYLLYRAHRSLTAAVRTCIDHLLAELPAAPLVRSAREG encoded by the coding sequence ATGCGCGCAAAAATAGACCTGGACCTCAACGACGTCGCTCTGCTCGTGCGCGTGGTGCAACGGCGGAGCTTCTCTGCCGCTGCTCGTGAGCGCGGGGTTCCCGTCTCGACGGTGAGCCGCCGAATCGCCCGGCTCGAGTCAGCGCTCGGCCTGCGGCTCCTCGAGCGCACGACGAGGACGCTTCGCCTGACGGACGCGGGGCGCAAGTACTTCGACCATGCCGAGCGCGCGATGGATGCCCTCGCGCAAGGAACCGGGCAGGTTCGCGAGCTCCAGGATGAACCTCGCGGCCGCGTTCGCATCGCCGCGCCGATTGCCTTCGGACCCGCCGTCGCCAACGCGGTCTATCTGTATCTCGCCAGGCACCCAGGGGTGTCGGTCGACCTGGAGATCGACGGACGTCGCCCCGACCCCGACAGCGGCTTCGACATCGCGGTCATGACGGAACAATGGAACGACACCGACGACTTCGTTGCGCGCGAGGTCCGCCCGATGACCAGAAAGCTGCTGTTCGCGAGCCCGCACTACCTGAAGGAGCACGGCACGCCTCGCCGAGTCGAGGAGCTCGCCTCTCACGACTGCATCGCGACGCGCGCCACGGACGGCCATGCAACGTGGACGCTCGCTCAAGGTCGCACGAAGCGACGTTTCACCTTCGCGCCGCGCCTCTATGTGAGCGAGTTCTCCGCTGCCTATCGCGCGGTGCTCGCGGGAGTCGGCATCGCGATGCTCCCCGAGTCGCTGTGCGCCCAGGATGTGAACAAGAGGCACATGTCTCGAGTCCTAGATGGCTGGGAAGGGGAGGCCGCCGGTGTCTATCTGCTCTACCGCGCCCATCGGTCGTTGACGGCGGCGGTACGTACCTGCATCGACCACCTGCTCGCGGAGCTTCCCGCCGCTCCTCTGGTCCGCAGCGCTCGCGAGGGGTGA
- a CDS encoding SGNH/GDSL hydrolase family protein, producing MASLPGAAALTESMRAALLGLAPDVYSAELGRLRAGAKEAARELLADPAVGAMVDRLPLRPGARALAFGDSLTSDPQSWAVILNEMLAARRPADGISLDVSAVAGETTTHGLIRIGGVIARNPDWILFFIGVNDARTQGPTPSKTLVAPEETARNLAELRKRVSQETKAQCLWVTPPPVLEERVSKHWGLSRFGVRFRNEDIARVAEVIAAFDEPVIELFARLGLPPSQELLMEDGLHFTLEGQKRLALEVLRGWADARAR from the coding sequence GTGGCATCTCTTCCCGGGGCTGCGGCGCTCACCGAGTCGATGCGTGCGGCCCTGCTCGGCCTCGCTCCGGATGTCTACTCCGCCGAGCTCGGGCGCCTGCGGGCAGGCGCGAAGGAGGCCGCGCGCGAGCTGCTCGCGGATCCCGCGGTGGGCGCGATGGTGGACCGCCTCCCCTTGCGGCCCGGGGCGAGGGCTCTCGCGTTCGGCGATAGCCTCACCTCCGATCCGCAGTCGTGGGCGGTCATCCTGAACGAGATGTTGGCCGCGCGCCGTCCCGCGGATGGAATCTCGCTCGACGTCAGCGCTGTCGCCGGTGAGACGACCACGCACGGCCTGATTCGAATCGGCGGGGTCATCGCGAGGAATCCAGACTGGATCTTGTTCTTCATCGGCGTGAACGACGCTCGGACACAAGGCCCGACGCCGAGCAAGACGCTCGTTGCTCCTGAAGAGACGGCGCGCAACCTCGCGGAGCTCCGCAAGCGCGTCTCCCAGGAGACGAAGGCGCAGTGTCTGTGGGTCACCCCTCCCCCGGTGCTCGAAGAGCGCGTGTCGAAGCATTGGGGGTTGTCCCGCTTCGGGGTTCGCTTCCGCAACGAGGACATCGCCCGCGTCGCCGAGGTCATTGCCGCCTTCGACGAGCCCGTGATTGAACTGTTCGCGAGGCTCGGCCTGCCACCCTCGCAAGAGCTGCTCATGGAGGACGGGCTTCACTTCACGCTGGAGGGACAGAAGAGACTCGCGCTCGAAGTCCTGCGCGGCTGGGCCGACGCGAGGGCGCGATGA
- a CDS encoding SDR family oxidoreductase: MKYLVTGATGNIGSGVTRRLLARGERPCVFVRDEKKARALFGNRVEVRVGDLAGSRAALSTALAGIDAVFLLSSGPKLGVWDRTFALAARAAGVKHLVKLSTLDVSTGVGTGPWHARGETAIRESGLSFTFIRSAAFMSNVLGWADSIASEGVLRSSAGEGKISFIHPDDIAEVVTSALTTREYVGESLVITGPEALSYGEMAARIGAAIGKTVRFEPISDEEAQASVGRGPYAAALVDIWRAIREGRMALVNDGVERVLGRRPLSFDHWVEQHADAFR; the protein is encoded by the coding sequence ATGAAGTATCTGGTCACGGGCGCGACCGGCAACATCGGCTCGGGGGTCACCCGGCGCCTCCTTGCACGGGGGGAGCGCCCGTGCGTGTTCGTGCGCGACGAGAAGAAGGCGCGAGCGCTCTTCGGGAATCGTGTCGAAGTCAGGGTCGGCGACCTCGCCGGTTCGCGCGCCGCTCTCTCCACCGCCCTCGCCGGGATTGATGCAGTGTTTCTCCTGAGCAGCGGACCCAAGCTCGGTGTCTGGGATCGCACGTTCGCGCTCGCCGCCAGGGCTGCCGGGGTCAAGCACCTGGTCAAGCTCTCGACGCTGGACGTGAGCACGGGCGTGGGGACCGGCCCATGGCATGCGCGCGGCGAGACCGCCATTCGAGAGAGCGGCCTCTCGTTCACGTTCATCCGGTCGGCGGCGTTCATGTCGAACGTGCTCGGCTGGGCCGATTCAATCGCCTCCGAGGGCGTGCTCCGTTCCTCCGCGGGCGAGGGGAAGATTTCCTTCATCCATCCGGACGATATCGCCGAGGTGGTCACCAGCGCCCTGACGACGCGCGAGTACGTCGGGGAGTCTTTGGTGATTACGGGACCGGAGGCGCTGAGCTACGGCGAGATGGCCGCCCGGATCGGCGCCGCCATCGGAAAGACGGTTCGCTTCGAGCCGATTTCCGATGAGGAGGCCCAGGCGAGCGTTGGCAGAGGCCCGTACGCCGCGGCGCTCGTCGATATCTGGCGCGCGATCCGCGAAGGGCGGATGGCACTCGTCAACGACGGAGTGGAGCGCGTCCTCGGACGAAGGCCGCTCTCCTTCGACCACTGGGTCGAGCAGCACGCCGACGCGTTTCGCTGA
- a CDS encoding HEAT repeat domain-containing protein: protein MSPLLKLKWSSRESLCAQLLSVLQSIPLEGPHPHESTSADEHHRKVALYLREHPQEPWRHPTRERCIDLLARFAGPAQRDALRELLLDDREGLVARSHALDAACALGIELSPRELAGLLDEALAARDWGNPLSLDALLALARTEENCAIAEQALARATARQRVEVLARSRRSPLHARLRHLLHARWLAEDRETIRREGPDTDLEVDAALATWEQPGSWDVLAHLAHEEVSEALLDDLREGLPIEAFVRWARLRPEVYQQAAEALRLPLPELRAHFHVDDLRERLRHAATHQHLFTYVGDNVPVKRRENFPFAARLLAEWTEERPLLLSLLRHPDVAEHPRRALLAALLLVDRPVAIQWAGESLGAAEPPALVRHLLQEVAQAPRPEERPFYLDVLHGADDVAACFALEALLSLGGVGGDARERVEALARSTHPGLRVRAVAAQVREGRPEELPELARLTRESPEPWLRAEALRWLCEVDHEACRPCVEKALTDDAAWGDAPLAAAEALHALAKRGTPEDLALLMNASVAVLETFSSAARYSSYTFFQMRHLVDESLAFHLARDEGRAHDELPLPPARAFAFDILSHARTPGVKPLKSSFPRALFVPWSRREWGLTDT, encoded by the coding sequence TTGTCCCCACTCCTGAAGCTGAAGTGGTCCTCGCGCGAGAGCCTCTGCGCGCAGTTGCTGTCGGTCCTCCAGTCGATTCCACTCGAAGGACCACATCCCCACGAGAGCACTTCCGCCGACGAGCACCACCGGAAGGTCGCGCTGTACCTCCGCGAGCATCCCCAGGAGCCATGGAGACACCCGACGCGGGAGCGCTGCATCGACCTGCTGGCGCGATTCGCGGGCCCGGCGCAGCGAGACGCCCTGCGAGAGCTCCTCCTCGATGACCGGGAGGGGCTCGTCGCCCGGAGCCACGCCCTGGACGCGGCGTGCGCCCTGGGGATTGAACTGTCCCCCCGTGAGCTCGCGGGGCTCCTCGACGAGGCCCTCGCCGCGCGCGACTGGGGAAACCCTCTGTCCCTGGACGCGCTCCTCGCCCTGGCTCGCACGGAGGAGAACTGCGCCATCGCCGAGCAGGCCCTCGCGCGCGCCACGGCGAGACAGCGCGTCGAGGTGCTCGCCCGCTCGCGGCGAAGCCCCTTGCACGCACGGCTCCGACACCTGCTGCACGCGCGTTGGCTCGCCGAGGACCGGGAGACGATTCGACGCGAGGGCCCAGACACGGACCTCGAGGTCGACGCGGCCTTGGCCACCTGGGAGCAACCGGGCTCCTGGGACGTCCTCGCGCACCTCGCCCACGAGGAGGTCTCCGAGGCGTTGCTGGACGACCTGCGCGAGGGACTTCCCATCGAAGCCTTCGTCCGATGGGCGCGGCTGCGCCCCGAGGTGTACCAGCAGGCAGCGGAGGCCCTGCGCCTGCCGCTGCCCGAGCTGCGCGCCCACTTCCACGTGGACGACCTGCGCGAGCGCCTGCGCCATGCGGCGACGCACCAGCACCTCTTCACCTACGTGGGCGACAACGTCCCGGTGAAGCGCCGCGAGAACTTCCCGTTCGCCGCCAGACTCCTGGCCGAGTGGACCGAGGAGAGGCCCCTGCTCCTGAGCCTGCTCCGCCATCCGGATGTGGCCGAACATCCCCGCCGCGCCCTGCTCGCGGCCCTCCTCCTCGTGGACCGGCCGGTCGCCATCCAGTGGGCTGGGGAGTCACTGGGCGCGGCGGAGCCTCCAGCGCTCGTGCGCCACCTACTCCAGGAGGTGGCGCAAGCGCCCAGGCCCGAAGAGCGCCCCTTCTATCTCGATGTCTTGCACGGAGCCGACGACGTCGCCGCGTGCTTCGCGCTCGAAGCGCTGCTCTCGCTGGGAGGCGTGGGCGGCGACGCACGGGAGCGAGTGGAGGCCCTGGCGCGGTCGACGCATCCGGGCCTGCGCGTTCGCGCCGTGGCGGCCCAGGTCCGCGAAGGAAGACCCGAGGAGCTGCCCGAGCTCGCGCGACTGACCCGGGAGTCGCCCGAGCCCTGGCTTCGAGCCGAGGCCCTGCGCTGGCTGTGCGAAGTGGACCATGAGGCCTGTCGTCCTTGCGTGGAGAAAGCCCTCACGGACGATGCGGCCTGGGGCGATGCGCCTCTCGCGGCGGCAGAGGCCCTCCATGCCCTCGCGAAACGAGGCACACCCGAGGACCTCGCGCTGTTGATGAACGCCTCCGTTGCCGTGCTGGAGACGTTCTCCAGCGCGGCCCGCTACTCGAGCTACACCTTCTTCCAGATGCGCCATCTCGTGGACGAGAGCCTGGCGTTCCACCTGGCGCGCGACGAGGGACGCGCGCATGACGAACTCCCGCTGCCCCCGGCGCGCGCGTTCGCCTTCGACATCCTCTCGCATGCCCGAACGCCTGGGGTGAAGCCTCTCAAGTCCAGCTTCCCGCGCGCCCTGTTCGTGCCCTGGAGCCGGCGCGAATGGGGACTCACGGACACCTGA
- a CDS encoding PQQ-dependent sugar dehydrogenase — protein sequence MRRLSMPLIVATLLVGCREDPEPTPPDSGTSQQDSGVPEDDAGVPGDDAGVPERDAGVPEDPLPSGPPVPQGPPNVPEFNPAFPGQTRVPAIQTKTPIRVTEIASGFRNPWAIAFLPDQRMLVTEKPTGKLYIVTQQGAKSPAVNGLPAVDARGQGGLLDVEVGPDYAGSQSIYWTYSEPRSGGNGLAVARARLVDGAQPRVENVQVIFRMMPTLESTMHSGGRMVFTPDGKLFVTLGERSILAGRVQAQDVKSHFGKVVRINPDGTVPQDNPYLNTPEAKPEIWSVGHRNVLSAALDSQNRLWTVEMGPQGGDEVNLTEAGKNYGWPTIGYGEEYSGAPIHTSPQAPGLEQPVYYWDPVIAPSGMTIYSGTLFPEWRNNMFIGGLATQSLVRLMVRNDRVVGEEHLLKNLNARIREVVQGPEGALYLLTDATNGKLLKVTPQ from the coding sequence ATGCGCAGACTGTCAATGCCCCTCATCGTCGCCACCCTCCTGGTCGGTTGCCGAGAGGATCCCGAGCCCACACCGCCGGACTCGGGCACCTCGCAGCAGGACTCTGGCGTCCCTGAAGATGACGCAGGCGTCCCGGGAGATGACGCAGGCGTCCCCGAACGCGACGCGGGTGTTCCTGAAGATCCGCTCCCCAGCGGTCCCCCGGTTCCGCAGGGCCCGCCCAACGTGCCCGAGTTCAACCCGGCCTTCCCCGGTCAGACGCGCGTCCCCGCCATCCAGACGAAGACGCCCATCCGGGTCACTGAGATTGCCTCGGGCTTCAGGAACCCATGGGCCATCGCCTTCCTGCCTGACCAGCGCATGCTGGTGACGGAGAAGCCCACCGGCAAGCTCTACATCGTCACGCAGCAGGGCGCGAAGTCCCCCGCGGTCAATGGCCTGCCCGCCGTGGATGCACGTGGTCAGGGCGGGTTGCTCGACGTGGAGGTGGGCCCCGACTACGCCGGGAGCCAGTCCATCTACTGGACCTATTCCGAGCCTCGTTCCGGCGGCAACGGACTGGCGGTGGCGCGCGCGCGTCTCGTGGACGGTGCGCAGCCTCGCGTGGAGAACGTGCAGGTCATCTTCCGCATGATGCCCACCCTCGAGTCGACGATGCACTCCGGGGGACGGATGGTGTTCACTCCGGACGGCAAGCTGTTCGTCACGCTCGGCGAGCGCTCCATCCTCGCGGGCCGTGTCCAGGCCCAGGACGTGAAGAGTCACTTCGGCAAGGTGGTCCGCATCAATCCCGATGGCACCGTGCCCCAGGACAATCCCTACCTGAACACCCCCGAGGCGAAGCCGGAGATCTGGTCGGTGGGTCATCGCAATGTCCTGTCCGCGGCGCTCGACAGCCAGAACCGGCTGTGGACGGTGGAGATGGGTCCGCAGGGAGGTGACGAGGTCAACCTCACCGAGGCAGGCAAGAACTACGGCTGGCCCACCATCGGATATGGGGAGGAGTACTCCGGTGCGCCCATCCACACGAGTCCCCAGGCTCCGGGCCTGGAGCAACCCGTGTACTACTGGGACCCGGTGATTGCCCCCTCGGGGATGACCATCTACTCCGGGACCCTGTTCCCCGAGTGGCGGAACAACATGTTCATCGGCGGCCTGGCCACCCAGTCGCTGGTGCGGCTCATGGTGCGGAATGACCGCGTGGTGGGCGAGGAGCACCTCCTCAAGAACCTGAACGCGCGCATCCGCGAGGTGGTCCAGGGCCCCGAGGGCGCCCTCTACCTGCTCACCGACGCCACCAACGGCAAGCTGCTCAAGGTCACGCCGCAATGA